A segment of the Streptomyces sp. XD-27 genome:
CCTTCCTCGGCGTCGGCGCCTACACCGCCGCCCTGGTGTCCGGCTCCACCGCCTCCACCCTGGGCGTCGAGTTCCCCTTCTGGGCCGCCGTCATCGCCGGAGCCCTCGCAGCCCTCATCTTCGGCGTCGTCATCGGCGCACCCACCCTGCGGCTGCGCGGCGACTACCTCGCCATCGTCACCCTCGGCTTCGGAGAGATCTTCCGCATCGTCGTCAACAACCTCGACGGCAACTCCGGCCCCAGCCTCACCAACGGCCCCAACGGCATCCCCAACATCCCCGACCTCGTCATCTTCGGATACGACTTCGGCGAGACCCACACCATCGGCGGCTTCGAACTCGGCACGTTCGCCAACTACTACCTGCTGATGCTGCTGTTCACCGTCCTCGTCGTCATGGTCTTCAGCCGGGCCGGAAACTCCCGCATCGGCCGCGCCTGGGTCGCCATCCGCGAAGACGAGACCGCCGCCACCGCCATGGGCATCAACGGCTTCCGCCTCAAGCTCATCGCCTTCGCCCTCGGCGCCACCCTCGCCGGCGTCGCCGGCACCGTATGGGCACACACCCAGGCCACCGTCGTGCCCGAGCAGTACGTATTCACCGGACCCGTCGCGCCCAACTCCGCCTTCCTCCTCGCCGCCGTCATCCTCGGCGGCATGGGCACCATCAGCGGCCCCCTCATGGGTGCGGCACTCCTCTTCCTCATCCCCGAGAAGCTCACCTTCCTCCAGGACTACCAGCTGCTCGCCTTCGGCATCGCGCTCATCCTGCTCATGCGCTTCCGCCCCGAAGGGCTCATCCCCAACCGGCGGCAGCAACTCGAATACCACGAAACCGACCAGCTCGACGTGCCCACCAAGGGCCTGGACGACGCAGCCGTCGGCGTCACCAAGGCGGAGGCGTGACCGACATGACCCACACAGCGCCCGAGACCACCACCAAGGACACCACCCCCGTCCTCAACGCCACCGGCGTCACCATGCGCTTCGGCGGACTCACCGCCGTACGCTCCGTCGACCTCACCGTCCACCCCGGCGAGATCGTCGGCCTCATCGGCCCCAACGGCGCCGGCAAGACCACCTTCTTCAACTGCCTCACCGGGCTGTATGTTCCCACCGAAGGCACCGTCAACTACCGCGGCACCGTCCTGCCACCCAAACCCCACCTGGTCACCCAGGCCGGCATCGCCCGCACCTTCCAGAACATCCGGCTCTTCGCCAACATGACCGTCCTGGAAAACGTGCTCGTCGGACGGCACACCCGCACCAGAGAAGGACTGTGGTCCGCCCTCCTCCGCGGCCCCGGATTCAAGCGGGCCGAAGCGGCCTCCACCGAACGCGCCATGGAACTGCTGGAGTTCACCGGCCTCGCCCACAAGGCCGACCACCTCTCCCGCAACCTCCCCTACGGCGAACAGCGGAAACTGGAAATCGCCCGCGCCCTCGCCAGCGACCCCGGCCTACTGCTCCTCGACGAACCAACCGCCGGCATGAACCCGCAAGAGACCCGGGCCGCCGAAGAACTCATCTTCGCCATCCGGGACAAGGGCATCGCCGTCCTCGTCATCGAGCACGACATGCGCTTCATCTTCAACCTCTGCGACCGCGTCGCCTGCCTCGTCCAAGGCGAAAAGCTCATCGAAGGCACACCCGCCGTCGTCCAAGGCGACGAACGCGTCATCGCCGCCTACCTCGGCACCCCCTTCGAAGGCGCACCCGGCGCGGCCGAAGCAGCAGAAGTCGAAGCCGCCGAAGCCCAAGCGGCCGAAACCGCCGAAACCGCGGAAGCCGCCGAAGCGCAGCAGAGCACCACCGCACGCACGGAGGACCCACAGTGACCGCACTCCTTGAGGTCGAGGACCTCCGGGTCGCCTACGGCAAGATCGAAGCCGTCAAAGGCATCTCATTCAGCGTCGAAACCGGCCAAGTCGTCACCCTCATCGGAACCAACGGCGCCGGCAAGACCACCACACTGCGCACCCTCTCAGGACTCCTCAAGCCCCTCAGCGGCCGCATCCTCTTCGACGGCAAACCGCTGACCGGAGTCCCCGCACACAAGATCGTCGCACTGGGCCTCGCCCACTCCCCCGAAGGCCGCCACATCTTCCCCCGGCTCACCATCGCCGAAAACCTCCAGCTCGGCGCCTTCCTCCGCAAAGACGCCGCCGGCATCGCCAAGGACACCGAGCGCGCCTACGAGCTCTTCCCCATCCTCGGCGAACGACGGAACCAAGCCGCCGGCACCCTCTCCGGCGGCGAACAGCAGATGCTCGCCATGGGCCGCGCCCTGATGTCACGCCCCAAGCTGCTGATGCTGGACGAACCGTCGATGGGCCTCTCGCCGATCATGATGCAGAAGATCATGGCGACCATCAGCGAACTCAAGGAGCAGGGCACCACGATCCTGCTGGTGGAACAGAACGCGCAGGCCGCGCTGTCCCTGGCGGACCAGGGCCATGTCATGGAGATCGGCAACATCGTGCTGTCGGGCTCGGGCGAGTCACTGCTGCACGACGAGTCCGTACGAAAGGCATACCTGGGCGAGGACTGAACCGCCCTGCGCCTCCGGGCGCCCCACACGCGCGGGGGCCCGCACCACCGGTCTGGTGGTGCGGGCCCCCGGCGCTTCGCCTACGTACTGTAGGCACCTCCCGGCCGCCTACTGCTCCTTCGCGGCCTTCTTCTCCTCCGCGTCCTCGATCACAGCCTCTGCCACCTGCTGCATCGACAGCCGGCGATCCATCGACGTCTTCTGGATCCAACGGAACGCGGCCGGCTCCGTCAGCCCGTACTGCGTCTGCAGAATGCTCTTGGCGCGGTCGACGAGCTTCCGCGTCTCCAGCCGCTGCGAGAGGTCCGAGACCTCCTTCTCCAGCGCCTTGAGCTCCGCGAACCGCGACACGGCCATCTCGATCGCCGGAACCACGTCACTCTTACTGAACGGCTTCACCAGATACGCCATCGCACCGGCATCCCGCGCCCGCTCCACGAGCTCGCGCTGCGAGAAGGCGGTCAGCATCAGAACGGGCGCGATGCTGTCCGCGGCGATCCGCTCGGCCGCGGAGATCCCATCGAGGACCGGCATCTTCACATCGAGGATCACCAGATCGGGCCGGTGCTCCTGGGCGAGCGCGACGGCCGTCTCACCGTCGCCCGCCTCACCGACGACGGAGTACCCCTCTTCTTCGAGCATCTCTTTCAGGTCGAGACGGATGAGCGCCTCGTCCTCGGCGATGACGACGCGGGTGGTGTACGGGGGGACGTGCGGCTGCGCGTCGGGGGCGTCAGTGGTGCTCACTGTGCTCCTCGCTTCTGGGCAGGTGGGGCACCATGAGCCTACCTAGGTCCTGTATGTTTGATGCACGGCGATTCTCCGCTAACCTTCATTTCGAAGGAAGCCCCGGTAGCCCAGCGGTAGAGGCAATGGTCTCAAACACCATCCAGCGTGGGTTCGAATCCCACCCGGGGTACTTTTCCCTTCATTTCCAAGGTCCGCATCGGGTTGGCGATCTTCACTCGGTACGGTGAACGGACCTTCGAATCCGCCCGCGACGGCCAAGATCCAGCCAAGCTCGCGAATATGTACGACCTTGAAACGCGCAACCGCGCGGTCATGCTGATGCGCCAAGGCATAACCAACCGCTCCGTGGCAGAGCAACTGGGTGTGCCACGAGGCACCGTCGGGTGGTGGCGTTACGAAGACCGGAGACGCCGGGGCGAAGCGTTCACCCATCCGACCGACTGCCCCCAGCGCACAGGCCGTAGCGTCGACCGCGAGGCGTATGCCTACCTCCTCGGGACGGGTGCGCCGAAGTGAAATCCTTCACCAGGCACTGGACGTGCATGTTCCCGCAACATGGGCCGGGCAAGAAGCACGAGCGCCGCATCGCCCTCGAACCCTGGCAGCAGCAGATCGTCGACGCTCACCCGTGGGAGTTCATACGCGGGCTCGTCCACTCCGACGGATGTCGCATCACCAACTGGACCACCCGCCTCGTCGGCGGCGCGCGCAAGCGCTACGAGTACCCCCGGTACTTCTTCACCAACAAGTCCGAGGACATCCTGAAGCTCTTCTCCGACACCCTCGACAAGGCCGGCGTCGAGTGGACGGTCACCCGGCGCGGCAAGGATCCGTTCAACGTCTCCGTGGCGCGGCGCGCCTCCGTCGCGCTGATGGACGCGCACATCGGGCCCAAGCACTGATCCCGCACGCACTAAGCCCCCGCTGAACGGAGCGGGGGCTCGAAAGAGGCGCGGAGGCTATCGGGGTGCGAGGGCCTCGCCGATGCGGTGGACGCGGACGAGGTTGGTGGAGCCGGAGACGCCGGGCGGGGAGCCTGCCGTGATGATCACGGCGTCGCCTTCGCGGCAGCGGCCGATACGGAGGAGTTCCTCGTCTACCTGTTTGACCATCTCGTCCGTTGTGTCGACCTTCGGTCCGAGGAAGGTTTCCACGCCCCAGGTGAGGTTGAGCTGGGAGCGGGTGGCCGGTTCGGGAGTGAAGGCGAGGAGGGGGATGGGTGAGCGGTAGCGGGACAGGCGGCGGACGGTGTCTCCGCTCTGGGTGAAGGCGACCAGGAATTTCGCGCCGAGGAAGTCGCCCATTTCGGCTGCTGCGCGGGCGACGGCGCCGCCCTGGGTGCGGGGTTTGCTGCGTTCGGTGAGGGGGGGCAGGCCCTTGGCGAGGATGTCCTGTTCGGCGGCGGCGACGATGCGGCCCATGGTTTTGACCGTTTCGACGGGGTATTTGCCGACGCTGGTCTCGCCGGAGAGCATGACGGCGTCGGTGCCGTCGATGACGGCGTTGGCGACGTCGGAGGCTTCTGCGCGGGTGGGGCGGGAGTTGTCGACCATGGAGTCGAGCATCTGGGTGGCGACGATGACCGGTTTGGCGTTGCGCTTGGCCAGTTTGATGGCGCGTTTCTGGACGATCGGGACCTGTTCGAGTGGCATTTCGACGCCGAGGTCGCCGCGGGCGACCATGATGCCGTCGAAGGCGTCGACGATGCCGTCGAGGTTCTCGACGGCCTGGGGCTTCTCGATCTTGGCGATGACGGGGAGCCGGCGTTCTTCTTCGGCCATGATGCGGTGGACGTCGATGACGTCGTCGGCGTTGCGTACGAAGGACAGGGCGATGATGTCGGCTCCGGTGCGCAGCGCCCAGCGCAGGTCTTCGACGTCTTTGTCGGAGAGGGCGGGGACGGAGACGGCGACGCCGGGGAGGTTGAGTCCCTTGTGGTCGGAGATCATCCCGCCTTCGATGACGATGGTGTTGACGCGGGGGCCGTCGACGGTGACGACTTCGAGGGTGACGCGGCCGTCGTCGACGAGGATGCGTTCGCCTTTGCTGACGTCGGCGGCGAGGCCGGTGTAGGTGGTGCCGCAGCGGTGGCGGTCGCCTTCGATCTTTTCGACGGTGATGGTGAACTCGTCGCCGCGTTCAAGGAGTACGGGGCCTTCGCGGAATCGGCCGAGGCGGATCTTCGGGCCTTGAAGGTCTGCGAGGACTCCGACGCTGCGGCCGGTCTCGTGGGAGGCTTTGCGCACCCGGCGGTAGCGTTCCTCGTGTTCGGCGTAGGTGCCGTGGCTGAGGTTGAAGCGGGCGACGTCCATTCCTGCTTCGACGAGTGCCTTGATCTGCTCGTACGAGTCTGTCGCTGGTCCTAGGGTGCAGACGATTTTTG
Coding sequences within it:
- a CDS encoding branched-chain amino acid ABC transporter permease codes for the protein MSTDTTTPAKTTPAPRTNLGRLLTAAGGLATAGSTMLAWTWTAAFPGNLTINGYPGGLQIFTLIAGLATTLLTLASYDLKGLRWLVPTGATQAIRLAALGAFATTWFTVIAISVDLGGLVNLEPGGYIAAAASAIPAAASFLIPDDTRLAKRPQKLSPWLEILLIVVAFALALQVITYGIDIDDEESQEFIGYLITVGFGTAALHKAGLVARLSALTHTNRAATAAAAFAAAAAFPFTQSDDQYLQLGVSILIFATVALGLNVVVGLAGLLDLGYVAFLGVGAYTAALVSGSTASTLGVEFPFWAAVIAGALAALIFGVVIGAPTLRLRGDYLAIVTLGFGEIFRIVVNNLDGNSGPSLTNGPNGIPNIPDLVIFGYDFGETHTIGGFELGTFANYYLLMLLFTVLVVMVFSRAGNSRIGRAWVAIREDETAATAMGINGFRLKLIAFALGATLAGVAGTVWAHTQATVVPEQYVFTGPVAPNSAFLLAAVILGGMGTISGPLMGAALLFLIPEKLTFLQDYQLLAFGIALILLMRFRPEGLIPNRRQQLEYHETDQLDVPTKGLDDAAVGVTKAEA
- a CDS encoding ABC transporter ATP-binding protein, with product MTALLEVEDLRVAYGKIEAVKGISFSVETGQVVTLIGTNGAGKTTTLRTLSGLLKPLSGRILFDGKPLTGVPAHKIVALGLAHSPEGRHIFPRLTIAENLQLGAFLRKDAAGIAKDTERAYELFPILGERRNQAAGTLSGGEQQMLAMGRALMSRPKLLMLDEPSMGLSPIMMQKIMATISELKEQGTTILLVEQNAQAALSLADQGHVMEIGNIVLSGSGESLLHDESVRKAYLGED
- a CDS encoding ABC transporter ATP-binding protein, whose protein sequence is MTHTAPETTTKDTTPVLNATGVTMRFGGLTAVRSVDLTVHPGEIVGLIGPNGAGKTTFFNCLTGLYVPTEGTVNYRGTVLPPKPHLVTQAGIARTFQNIRLFANMTVLENVLVGRHTRTREGLWSALLRGPGFKRAEAASTERAMELLEFTGLAHKADHLSRNLPYGEQRKLEIARALASDPGLLLLDEPTAGMNPQETRAAEELIFAIRDKGIAVLVIEHDMRFIFNLCDRVACLVQGEKLIEGTPAVVQGDERVIAAYLGTPFEGAPGAAEAAEVEAAEAQAAETAETAEAAEAQQSTTARTEDPQ
- the pyk gene encoding pyruvate kinase encodes the protein MRRAKIVCTLGPATDSYEQIKALVEAGMDVARFNLSHGTYAEHEERYRRVRKASHETGRSVGVLADLQGPKIRLGRFREGPVLLERGDEFTITVEKIEGDRHRCGTTYTGLAADVSKGERILVDDGRVTLEVVTVDGPRVNTIVIEGGMISDHKGLNLPGVAVSVPALSDKDVEDLRWALRTGADIIALSFVRNADDVIDVHRIMAEEERRLPVIAKIEKPQAVENLDGIVDAFDGIMVARGDLGVEMPLEQVPIVQKRAIKLAKRNAKPVIVATQMLDSMVDNSRPTRAEASDVANAVIDGTDAVMLSGETSVGKYPVETVKTMGRIVAAAEQDILAKGLPPLTERSKPRTQGGAVARAAAEMGDFLGAKFLVAFTQSGDTVRRLSRYRSPIPLLAFTPEPATRSQLNLTWGVETFLGPKVDTTDEMVKQVDEELLRIGRCREGDAVIITAGSPPGVSGSTNLVRVHRIGEALAPR
- a CDS encoding ANTAR domain-containing response regulator, giving the protein MSTTDAPDAQPHVPPYTTRVVIAEDEALIRLDLKEMLEEEGYSVVGEAGDGETAVALAQEHRPDLVILDVKMPVLDGISAAERIAADSIAPVLMLTAFSQRELVERARDAGAMAYLVKPFSKSDVVPAIEMAVSRFAELKALEKEVSDLSQRLETRKLVDRAKSILQTQYGLTEPAAFRWIQKTSMDRRLSMQQVAEAVIEDAEEKKAAKEQ